The window ACCAGCAAACTAGATGGAGATGATTGGTTAAAATAGGTCTACTGACAAACTTTTTCCCAGTTATTTAATTCATTTTCCCCCTTAGTTCGTTCATCAATCTTTCACTTtagttttgatttgaaaaaaaaaaaaaaatcttcactAGCATTGTTATATGTTTATAGATGGTAGGTAGTTAGTTGAGCTGCCCTAACTTGAATTGGGATTCATTTGTATATGATAGGGTATATTGATTCCTAGTCCTGATGAATAGGCCATTTCAAAATTGGAAATGATTGTGTATTCCTATATAGGTCTCTAAACAATTTCGTTTATGTTCTGTTAACAGTTCTGAGATCACTTGTCTCACTATGTATCCATCTTGTTCTAATGAAACAAATTCTATTTTATAAAAGTTTTTTATTCGATCAGTCTCTGCTAAACATAGCATCCGGATGCCCTATGGAAGTAGAACTAGAACCCTCTTAATCTATGTACTAAATTGAAGCAAAAACTTCACTTGTGATTCAGAGTAAGCTTGTAACAGAGAGTGAATAACTGGTTTTGTCCTGGTTTGTTGGCATAGACCACCGATCTGGGCTGCCTACCACAAGGGCCAGCTGTTAGGCAGGCTGGAGGTGGGTTTCTGGGTCTTgaataactctctctctctctctaaccccAGGGTTTCTGAGTTTAATGAATTTTTTGGACTGTGGTTTCATGGATGTCATGGCTCGGAGCATAATTTATGAAGGAATTCAAATGCCATGGCAGTGATGAAATACTGGCTATTGACCAGTAAAGCACCTCACTTCGATGCCATTACTGTCTCTGCAGGCTGCAGTTGCTCTTCTTTAAGTTGAAGAGAAATATTTAATTGCTGGGGCCGCGTGCATTCACATGGTGTTTGAAGTTTTATATGTTGGTTGTTGAAGATATTCCAAGCGGTAATGAAGAGACACCGATCCCGATTTTCACCGTTCCTAATCGTTGTTTTCTGAATCAGAATTGGAATCGAATTAGTcgatttttggtcattttcttcATAAATCATTTTGAATCGGACCGATTCTTGATTCTTAAACCGATTCTGATTTTCATCATAAAATAATAAGAGTCCCAATTCAGTCTAATTCGGATCGGAATCCTCTCTGACCGATTCCATTCCCGATTCCAAATTTTAAAACTTTGAGAGAAATGCTTGGAGGCTGAGTGGAATGGGAAAGGTAATCCTTATGGACACTGTGATCATTAGTGGGGGAGGTGACGACTAACAGGAATCAATCTTTAGTTACTTACTACTACAATAGATTCGTTCACAGATTTAAAAAAGACTAATGGGTGACTAATAATTGATTATAATTCATTATCCATGTGTGACTGTCAAGGCTTCAAGAATCTGGATCGCATTGGCCGATCCGGATCAGAATCGGCCAAGGCTGATCCCGAATCCGGCTGATCTGGATCAGAATCAATTAGACTGAACTCGATTCCGGACAATTTGGCTTGTCGGAAAACCCCTATAAGCCTGTAAAACACCAATTTTGGTACTGATCCAGATCAATCCAGGCCAATTCTAATTTGATCGTGACTGAGATCGGCAGAGATTGATCCGCATTTCAATTCTATGTTTTTTAATCCTAATGACTATACAAGTATCAACAGAATGGTGGGATTGGATTGGCCGATTTtgatcggatcggtatcagtCTAGATGACACCGATGACACCGATCCAATCCACCCGTACAaggataaaattaaaaaaaaaaaaaaaaaaactggaccaaaagtgtcatatttgctcGAGTTTGGCCGATCCAGCTGATTCGATATCGAGTTTGGGCGATTCATTATCTAAAGTGGGTTTCCCTAGGCATCCAGCATGGGAACTGGGAAGTAATTTGCACGTTATCACAATAGCACCAATTAGTAATCCAAAATGTAAAGATACTTTAATCTGATAAGAGGAAAAGTAACTGTcagattaaagtgttttaatcTGAATTGTTCAAGGATAAAGTAATGGTAGATACTTCTCCTATACTTCTTTTATGCAAAATCTTTTACCATTATTTTATCCTTGGACGGTTCAAATTAAAGTACTTAATATGATGATTACTAAAAACCAGTGCAAAAGATTTCTCTTATACATGACCAAGCACGAAAATCAagtccctaaaaaaaatatcaatccATTTGGATCCtacattttcaaaatagatagaatacaaatacaaaaatttaTGCgggatattttttattttagtaaataCGTGTAGGATATTCACTTTTTGTGAGAAAGCATGAGAAAGAATACCTTCCCCAAAAAATATAGTGCTTTCATATTTATTGGTGTACTGGAAttggatgtgttttttttttttttgggtacaataATTGTGTGTGTTgttaatcatattttaattatcaaatcaaaatttaaagTTATATTAAGtattaaatatataataaagGGTGTAACTTGTTGTCactaattttcttctttccattaaaaaaaaaaattgttgtcACTAAAGTGGTGGAACTaggaagttgtaaccttcttttttaattctaattgttttattctcaaaatttatttaatgtaggggtgaaaaataatttttaaaaagttaAAGTTATTTAACATAatatttaatacaatatttatgTGAAAATGACCAAACTTATCTTCAAAGGGCAAATAGTAAGAATACAATTTCTTAATTTATTactttggttacaataagatttttcttataataaaaggagaaaataattacaaatatatatttttttcgaTAAATAAAGCTTTACTATAAGAACATATGGTATACATAGATTATGAAGAGGCAAAGTGAGAAAAGAAACTGATTCTCCTTTCAATCGGACGTTAGAATTGAGTCTTAAAATAATGAATGTCATTATTAACTTTCACCCTTTGTTTACGAAGTTTACGTACCTTCTCTCGTCCCAATGAGAGGCCGTTAGtctcatggttttaggtatcgatTTGGTTATTGTCATGATGTTTTGATACAAATTACACATTggtattggtttttttttctttttggtaagaCACATTGGTATTAGTATCAATATGCTCTTGTAACAGATATCCTCTGCAGTACTGGTGGGGAGGCGGTGCACATTTGACGGCACAAcagaggccaggtggcacacatggcctctactgTGCCGCTGGATATGCACCATTGCTCTGACggtactacagaggattttaattgtATATGGGTGTCAATCAGTCAATTTGGCTCGGTTTCGATTCGTTTTAACTAGTTTTAGCATGAGATGACAAGAATGGGTGAATCCAAAACTAATCCAATCAGGTGCATCAATCGATAAGCTATGGTTTAGTACTTTTTGGGTTCAATTTATCATGTAAATATATCCATAATTATGGAAACAATTGAGtttattatttatgaattttGGGTTGGTATCTAGTTTGGATTCAATTTCGCTCCAATTTGTTTCAAGCTAGTTTCAGTCGATTCCATGGTTTGAGCAATCGGTATCGAATCGATCAATTCGTATCAATATTGGTGGagatcgataccgattcctggccGATCCCGTATCGATGGATCAGTACGGACAactgaaaaatataattttttttacaaacTTTAAAAGAAACAGGGGTAAATTTGTCCAATCCAGACCAGTGCCGTTATCGATTATTAAAACCCCGGTTTGGGCAAGGTTTGACACATATGTATCGAAATCAAAACATCGGATGGTTGGAGTCAACCTCAAACCCTCCACATCTTTTCGATTTCTGCCACGTGTATAACAGATTACAAAAGTGAGGTCCATTCTTGAATGGTCCAATGGTCCCCAGTCCAGAGGACCAGAACCAGAAGTAGCCTACCAAGTTTGAGtgtttttggagttttttgacATTTCGTAGTTGTTGTTGTGTGTAGCAGGATTACAGAAAACGTGAAGTCGTGAGTCTCGTGACTCGTGCGTGAACAAGCAAAGCATCGCAGACCTCAATTGTAACCATCAGATCTAACCGTTGATGCTTACTTGTTAAGTTAGACTCTTGATTCCTTAACCGTTCGATCTATGAACAACCGTTGACAACAGACCTTACCTATTATATGAAGCTTATACTCAGAAGATACCAAATTTTAATCCTGAAGCTTCATGGTAAAGTGTTGAAGGGTCCGTGCTAGCTGAGTAGTGTTTGAGCGTCTGCAACTTTTTTTTCACAGTTTCGTTTTCCTTAGGGCTGTTTCAGGTACGAACACAATCAACTTTCCCGATGAAGatctaatttatacatatttttgttgtggttttaatttctgttttgagaAAAATATTTGATTAGGGTTTGATAGATTAGCTTTTTGTGTTGGTCTAATATCTCGCTCCTGACCTTTAGGTTCCCGATTTGGTCACTATGTGCTCTGTCTTTGTTAATTGAGGTGTAGATGGGGAGTTTAAGCAAGAAGTAAGAGGAAAAACATCTGGTTAGCTATTTTGCGGGGTTTCGTGTGATTATTTTGGGAATCTGTTTGCTTCGgttcatttttgtttgtttgttttttttttttttttttgcattttacttGCATATGCATGTTTTGGTAGTTGTGGATTTTGTTGCTTTCTGAAGTTTGATTGTTTTGAGTAGTCTTGATTCCAAGCCTATTCTCAAGTGATGATTATTTTTCGGTTAAGGGGCTCTTTATTTGTGAGCAAATGGACTGAAATCGATTTGATAATTTCAGATTGCTTCAGATGCCCTTATAAATGTATCATTTTTTCACTCATTTCTGCGTGTTTTGTTTGGATTACAGTAGATTTAACCATGTCCTAAGGTTATCtttaaaatttagggtttcgtTCATGGTTTCAGAAATCGGATTGGAATCGGCCTTGTTGACCCTGATTCCCATTAATTCTGATTACTGCGACCTATTTTGGATTCAGTCATAAATGctctttgatcttcaattgttgcgatttttaattttcttctctccttttagTCTGTGAAAAATAACAGAAACTTAATGGCAAATTAGCAAGATCTAATAGTCTTTTGAATTAAAAACTCCAAAGAATCACAGCGGAAATTATTGCTTCTTCTTCCCGATTCCAATTTATCCGTTGCTGATTTCAACTGATTCAAATCAGAATCGATGGTGGCTAATCCCATGTACAATTCCCggtttttaaaccttggtttTGGTAGAATGTTTCTCTATGAGAGAACCTATGGCGCACTGTTTTCTGGACTATGGTCCTCATCCTCCTTTTTTTATTGGATAGGTTTTAGAAAAATCCTCATCCTTAATACTGTTATGCCATCTCTGTTTCCATTTTGTGCTGACAGGCAGTTTTCTAAATATAAGCTTTCTTGATAGTTGTGCATATCAGAATGAGCCGGCCGCATGATGGGCATCCACCAGCCTTTCCTTTTGGAAACCCTTTACGAATGATCTTTCCGAGGAGGTCAAACCTGTCTCCGAAGATTGTGGGATTGTTAAATTCCTTCGAAGAAGCTCAAGCTGAAAGGCTGAAGAAGCTCAAGCCGAAAGACCAGGGCGATGTCCTTAGCTTTTCATGGATGAGATTAGCAATGGAGTTGCTTTCTGAAACATATGCTGACATTAAAGTTCTCATTGCTGAGCTTCAGTTCCCGGTCGCTGATTGGGATGAGAAATGGATGGATATCTACTTGGATAATAGCGTGAAGTTGCTTGACATTTGTCTTGCCTTTAGCTCTGAGCTCTCTCGGATCAACCAAGCTCATCTTTTGCTTCAATGCGTTCTACATCTGTTGGACATCTCTAAAGCCTCTCCATCACATGAGCAACTTTTGCGGGCTCATTCTTCTCTTGGTGATTGGATGAAGCAGATTAGTCTCAGAAACCCAAAGCTTGAGAACTGTTCTACCATCTTACATGGTCTCATCGAATCGCTTCACTTGAATAAGGTTAAGAACTCAGCAAAGGGAAAGGTTTTGATGCGAGCCATGTATGGGGTCAAGGTTCAGACAACATTTGTCTGTAGCCTATTTGCAGCAGCTTTCTCAGGCTCTTCAAAGCCATTGGTGAATTTGCATGTTTCTGACAAGTTCTTGTGGGCAGAGATTTTCAACGATTTGCAAGCTAATGTAAATGGAGTGATTAGGAGTCTAGTTTCAAATGGAAGTCCTACACTGTTGAAAGAGCTTGAAGCTGTTGAAGTAAGTGTCAAGAGGTTGTATCCCAAGATTGGCAGCGAAAGTAATGTGCCTGTTGAAGAAGAAACATTGCAGAATTCTGTTTTGAACTTGAGAAAGAGTTCTGAAAGGCTCTTGCAAGGTTTGGATCTTCTTTCAAAGGAAGTAGAGGGTTTCTTCCATATCGTTCTGACTGGTCGTGATGCTTTGCTCGGTAATTTAAGAATAGATGATTCTGACTCTTACAGCAGACTAAAGAACAATGCTGAAGAGCAGGTTGTGAGGTGATAATAGGTGGTGCAAAAGTACCTTGTATATTTAGTAGTTTACAAAGTTATCTGTTTGGTCAATTGTCTACAATACTTTCGGGCCTTTGGGAGTGTAAGTTGTGTGACACTGATGTTGTATTTCAATATATTTATGTATTATGTATTGTCGTGATACACTTATGAAAAAATTGTTTCTAGTGAGCATTTGAGTTCcctttgtaaatttttttttttttaccgaaACTGTCATACTTTCCTTCCACAAAACTTGGAACTTGTAGATTTCATATCGTCTTTATGTAAATGGTACATGTGAGAGTTTTATTGCCGGTGAGGTTTTACAATCTCTCATTACCATGCTGTCGTGGCTTTCAGCTTCAAGCAAGCTGTGGCGAAGGGGATTTTGTACCTCAAAGACAAGCTATCCATGTCTTGGTCCTCTTCAAAAATTATGATGGTAATCTGTGCCTTCCTTTCAGCAATAAATAATACCATTTGTTTGCCAGGTTCAGCATACTGAAGGTTTTGGAGGATACATGATTGGATTTATTTGCATATGATAAAGCTTTGAGCTCTTTTTTCATCTAAAAGAAGTGAATGTTAGCCAAATGGTACCCAAATGTTATAGGCATTTTTAACCACAAATGTCAATTTAAGTACTTGTGGGCCTCACCTAGTTTTGTGGTTAAAATGCCCATACCCGATGCAGGGCCATATTAGCACCACCTGCCTTTTCAAAGTATGTTGAATTTGTTGGGTAAGTTCTTACTTTTTCTTGAAGTGTTGATGGTATGTTTGAAACAGATAACCTTCACGTTCTACTCAACTTGTTCATGATTTGTTGCTACTGATCAATGAACCTGCCGCAAAAATATGGCCCATGTCccctctttattattttttgtaatgTTTTGGCTTTGTTGTCCACTTTGTCTATAGCAGCACTGTTTGCATCTAGAAAATGCTTGAGGGTTATTTAGTTATCCTCCCTGTGCTGGTTGTTGTGCTCAATTCTCTTCATTCATCTACTGTCTACTGTTATATACTGCAAGTCTATCATGTCATTTGCCAGTGAAGAAACACCACTTTgaagtggtggtggtaatggtgTTTTCGACAATTGCTTTGTTTCTGAAATGATTTTTAGGCTCCAGTTTGTAGCAACTTTGTTACTGCCTTTGATTGTTTGAGGAGCAGATTGGAACCCATTTGCAGACTGATTCATCCAGCGAAGAATATAAATTTGCGTTGTCAGAGATGGTTCTACTTTACCCTTGTAGCTTGAACAAAGGGCCCAGTATTATATGTTTTCCATTGATGAGCCAACTTGAACACGAAtgttgagggaaaaaaaaaaattttaatttgttcttcTATTCCAGATACAAATGGATTGAACACTTCGATTAGAAATTCCCACAAAACCTGTAaaccccccttcttctcctacaCTACCATCTCTCTCATCGACCTCTCACTGAAGACCGACTTCTCAACTCACAGAAGACACTGAATGGGTGAAAGATCAAATCCAGCAGAACAACCTACATTTGCAACTTCAATGTCCTCCGCAAGGGCATTAACCCTTGCACCAGCGCCCAACAGCTTGAAGATTTAAACCAGTacgctcctctctctctcttcatattCGAGTGTTCAATTTATTGTTTTGCTGTTGAATCGAATTGAACATGCAACATCAAGTTGCAGCATAATTTcttcccagaaaaaaaaaagagttacaaCAGTGATGAATATCACCCCTAGAGTTGGGTATTTGTTCAACACTGACACAGAGTGTAACAATGTGCAACATATCCTATTTCAGATATAGGGTTTAACAATGTTGGTTCGAATTCTTTTGGATATCTGGAAAGAGACAGACTCCTCTGTATTCTACTTTGTCATCTGTGTCAAATATAAAAGGGCTCGGGTGTGGTTGGCGAACTGCCTAAGCAAGTTCCATGTCCCTGAAATTCTCAGGCTGATGTATTGGGATTTGTTAGCCTGAATTTCAGACACATGCCAAGAAACTGAGGCGGGTGGGGGTACAACTGGCCTgaattgattatttttttatatataaattaataaacaaAGAATTTTGTAGATTTATAGGTAGGAGATATCCAGGTGGGAATGAATATAATTTAAATTCAATTTTTACTCGGTTGCAGTAactatttatttgtttctttgttctttCAAACATTGCTAATTTTGAATTTGGATCCTTGGATGAGGTTTCAGGGGTTATCTTGCActacgaaggagaagaagcgaACAATCACATTTCCTTGCCATGCCCTGGAGAATTGTTTGTAGAGGAACACCACAGCAACTACGGGGAACCCTGGGTTGGAGGGTGCGACGTGTTTGAGTTTCTTGCAGGGTCAGTTCAGCTAAAGCTAGACTCCCAATTCCTCGAGTTTGGATGTTGTACACTCCATGTTGGGCTGCATTTGATCCATTGCCTTATTCCAGAACACTTCCATTGCCTAGAAACGGATGAGCTTTCTCTTATGGCGGCATTTCGGTATGCGCTTCCATCTCAGGGTCTTTTGTACAATTACCCTTTGATTTTGAAAGGTGAGGATATGAATTTCAGTAGATTTGGTTCAGGTTTCCAGTATGATTTGATCTATGCAAGTGTTGTTTTCTTTCACGTGCCGGATAAGCTCGTTTGGGTAGGAGTGTAGGACTGGAGAAGTTGGCGGTCAAGTTAGAGACCTTTTGATGGCCAGATCTTTCTCTCACAATATATAATTCAGTtcccaactttttttttgggggggggggggaagggactGAGGAGGAGCATATAAAAAGGCTCAAGTATAGGGTTTGAGTATCTTAGAAAACATACCCATGATACATTGCTCTTTTACCACTATGAGATTTGGTTGAGTTCAGACAATCTAAGTTTTAAGGCTGTCGTACATTCCTTGCCAGATTCAGTTCATTGCGATTCATACTGAAGGATGCTAAATGTAGTTTTATATGCTTGTGTTTCCCTTGGTCCTTCCATGGCTGTTTTGGGCCATTGAAGCTAGAAGACTAACTATTAAGTTTCTGGATATGCCAGTGGACAAGGTATGTGCATCTGAAACTCTACTTTTGAGGTTGTTATCTCACAATGAATACAATGGTGATGGATTAGTCAGAGCAATTATGTTTTGGTAAATCTTTTGATCATTAGTGGGGAAACTCCCAGTTCTTTGAAGCTTTCTGCCTGCACGTCATGTTGACTTGAAAGGCAACTACATCCTTCATCCTGCACCCATTTCTTATGGGTTGTAAACAAGCTTTGGTTTTCAACGTGGCTTAAGGGACTCTTGAGGTTTGGAAAGTTTCTATAA is drawn from Telopea speciosissima isolate NSW1024214 ecotype Mountain lineage chromosome 1, Tspe_v1, whole genome shotgun sequence and contains these coding sequences:
- the LOC122670743 gene encoding UPF0496 protein 4-like; its protein translation is MSRPHDGHPPAFPFGNPLRMIFPRRSNLSPKIVGLLNSFEEAQAERLKKLKPKDQGDVLSFSWMRLAMELLSETYADIKVLIAELQFPVADWDEKWMDIYLDNSVKLLDICLAFSSELSRINQAHLLLQCVLHLLDISKASPSHEQLLRAHSSLGDWMKQISLRNPKLENCSTILHGLIESLHLNKVKNSAKGKVLMRAMYGVKVQTTFVCSLFAAAFSGSSKPLVNLHVSDKFLWAEIFNDLQANVNGVIRSLVSNGSPTLLKELEAVEVSVKRLYPKIGSESNVPVEEETLQNSVLNLRKSSERLLQGLDLLSKEVEGFFHIVLTGRDALLGNLRIDDSDSYSRLKNNAEEQVVR